In Chloroflexota bacterium, the genomic window TGAGCTTGTCCGCGTTGATGATGACCGGCTTACCCCAGCCCAGACCCACGGTCAAAATCATCGCGACTCCGATCGGTTCGAGATGCGCGAACGGATTGAGCGAGATGCGTCCCGCGTTTTTCGCGGTCGGGTCGCCGAGCCAGTTCGCGATAATCGCGTGGCTCGCTTCATGAATCGTCAACGCGGTGAGCAGCGCGACGATGAGATACACCACTTCAAATCCTAATCCAGCGAAAAGCATAATCCTCCAGTGGGTAGTAATCAGTGGTCAGTAATCTGAAAACTGTTTACTGTTCACTGACCACTGTTCACTATTTCAAGGGAACACCGCGCCTTGCGTCGCGCCGTGATCGGTCTCGACATCGTACTGCACATTCACGCGGTCAATCGCGTCGAGATTTTGCTTGAACAAGTTGTCGAGCGTCGGTCGCATCGTCAAACAAGTTGATTGTGTCGCCAAGTTGCCGAGCGCGCGCTGATATTCGCGCGACCCATTGAGCGCGCGGGTAACGTGTCCCTTTTCGTGCGTGATCGTGTTCGCGATGAACGTGTCCCAGCGCGTCAGCAAATCCGACGCGATGCCTTGCCGCGTCGCGAGCGCGGGCAACGTCATCGTAATCGTAACCGACACATTCGCGCGTTCCAATTCGCAGCCGCGCGCACTGGATTGCCACTGCCAATCCGACGAGACAAACCATTCGGTCATCGCGTAATAACGACTGTTCGGTTCGTGCGGGTCGGCAATCGCTTTGACATCGAGCGCGCGACTCAATTCGTTCGTCGTCTTGCCGGTAACCGAGTACGTGACCACCCGGAATGTGCTCTCGAATGTGACTGGGTTGACGACGCTCGGCGCGGTCGGCGTGGGCACGATGATATTGTACGGATTTGCCGCGAGCGTGGGCGCGCGTGTAGGCAATGCCGCGCGCGTTGGCGATTGAACGCGCGCGGGCGTCGCGGGAACAGTTGGAATGCGAACGACCGGCGTGCTCGTCGGCGCAGGCGTGCGCGTCGCCGTCGGCGGCACGCGCGTCGCGGTGGCAGTCGGTGTTACCGTCGGTGTGCGCGTCGGCGTGGGCGCGAACCACGCGAGTTCGAATGGCGAGTCGAGCGTCGTGCCCAACACCACGACGAACGCGGTACCGGTGAGACAACACGCGATCAACAAAAACGCGATGAACGCGGCGAGTGCGCGGTTCGACAAGTTCATTCACCCTGCTCCGCGATTTTTCCATCGCGCACATGAATCACGCGCCCCGCCGCGCGCGCGAGCGCCTCTTCGTGCGTGACGAGCACGATCGTTTTGCCGGCGCGATTCAACTCGGCGAGCAGTTCGACGACGCGTTGCCCGGTGTCGGTGTCGAGATTGCCGGTCGGTTCGTCCGCGAGCAAAATCGGCGGATCGTTCGCGAGTGCGCGCGCAATCGCGACGCGTTGTTGTTCGCCGCCGGACAACTCGGAGGGCAACTGGGTCGCGCGTTCCGCGAGTCCCACGCGCGCGAGCGCGGCTTGCGCGCGGTCGCGCCGATGATTGCCGAACGTGTTCCGCAGTTCCATCGGCAGCGCGACATTTTCAAGCGCGGTCAAGGTTGGCAAGAGTTGAAAGAACTGGAACACGATGCCGATTTTTTCGCCGCGCCATTTGGCAAGCGCGTTCTCGCCGAGCGCGCTGATCTCGCGTCCATCCACGAAGACGCGCCCCGTATCCGGCTTGTCAATTCCGCTAATGAGATTGAGCATGGTGGACTTGCCGCTACCCGACGGTCCGACAATCGCGACAAACTCACCAGCGTGCAGGTCGAGCGAGACCTCGCGCAGCGCGTACAGTTTGCGCTGTCCCATCGTGTACACGCGCGTCACGTTATCGAGTTGAATAAAAGTGTCTTGCATTCGACCTTAATCCAAGATATAATCATTTGCGATTTTCGATTTGGCAAATCGAAAATCGCAAATCCAAAATCGAAAATCAAACATGCACTCGTTCCGCTTACCCGAATTCGAAGGTCCGCTCGACCTGCTCTTGCAACTGATCGAACGCAACGAGATGGACATTACGCGTGTCTCGCTCGCCGCCGTCACCGATCAGTTTCTCGATATTATCAGCGCGCCCGGCGCCGTCGAGCTGTCGCAACTTGCCGACTATCTCGTCATCGCGGCGAAACTGATCCTGACGAAATCGCGATTGTTGTTGCCGCAAC contains:
- a CDS encoding DUF922 domain-containing protein codes for the protein MNLSNRALAAFIAFLLIACCLTGTAFVVVLGTTLDSPFELAWFAPTPTRTPTVTPTATATRVPPTATRTPAPTSTPVVRIPTVPATPARVQSPTRAALPTRAPTLAANPYNIIVPTPTAPSVVNPVTFESTFRVVTYSVTGKTTNELSRALDVKAIADPHEPNSRYYAMTEWFVSSDWQWQSSARGCELERANVSVTITMTLPALATRQGIASDLLTRWDTFIANTITHEKGHVTRALNGSREYQRALGNLATQSTCLTMRPTLDNLFKQNLDAIDRVNVQYDVETDHGATQGAVFP
- a CDS encoding ABC transporter ATP-binding protein yields the protein MQDTFIQLDNVTRVYTMGQRKLYALREVSLDLHAGEFVAIVGPSGSGKSTMLNLISGIDKPDTGRVFVDGREISALGENALAKWRGEKIGIVFQFFQLLPTLTALENVALPMELRNTFGNHRRDRAQAALARVGLAERATQLPSELSGGEQQRVAIARALANDPPILLADEPTGNLDTDTGQRVVELLAELNRAGKTIVLVTHEEALARAAGRVIHVRDGKIAEQGE